One part of the Bdellovibrio sp. KM01 genome encodes these proteins:
- a CDS encoding alpha/beta hydrolase family protein — MKCLFLVTSIFLFSSFGFANSDKCQPFDEKILNQRIFITRCFSNSFYSQSLKNNVDYNVIVPPGYVQDGGSRYPYAIFLHGRGGDRDSLIYTGGLESYDKVVRDGGRPFLIFAPNGQSHYWMNGAISKVKMADMVTKDLIKHIEEKYPVIKNEPCDRALFGISMGGNGALQLGLSNPQLICTVYSMSPVFRTPAEIWTPNSNSSQPKEDYYSYGVGKDFEGRSARHICEKLKKPGSDRCLPFKNFRLEIGSKDPFLTDTPDTKKFIEELKKAHPEFEIGIKDCGTDNSHATAYWSCRMPHVMKWLSEQFK; from the coding sequence ATGAAATGTCTATTTCTTGTTACTTCAATTTTTCTGTTTTCATCTTTTGGATTCGCCAACTCGGACAAATGTCAGCCATTCGATGAAAAGATTTTGAACCAACGGATATTTATCACGCGCTGTTTTTCGAATAGTTTTTATTCACAAAGTTTAAAAAATAACGTCGATTACAACGTCATCGTTCCTCCTGGATACGTCCAGGATGGGGGATCACGTTACCCTTATGCGATCTTTTTGCATGGCAGGGGTGGCGACAGGGATTCACTAATCTATACAGGGGGACTTGAATCCTACGACAAAGTCGTACGCGATGGTGGCAGACCATTTTTAATCTTTGCTCCAAATGGACAAAGTCACTATTGGATGAATGGTGCTATTTCCAAAGTGAAGATGGCTGACATGGTGACCAAGGATCTGATTAAACATATTGAAGAAAAGTATCCGGTCATTAAGAACGAGCCTTGTGATCGTGCTTTGTTTGGAATTTCCATGGGTGGCAACGGGGCTTTGCAGTTGGGATTAAGCAACCCCCAGCTCATATGCACCGTTTATTCAATGAGCCCGGTATTTCGAACGCCAGCAGAAATTTGGACGCCCAATAGTAACAGCTCGCAACCTAAAGAAGACTATTACTCCTATGGTGTGGGAAAAGACTTTGAAGGGCGCAGCGCACGTCATATCTGTGAGAAGTTAAAAAAACCCGGCAGTGACCGCTGTCTGCCGTTTAAAAACTTCCGTCTGGAGATTGGCTCCAAAGATCCGTTTCTAACTGACACTCCGGATACCAAGAAGTTCATCGAAGAGCTTAAGAAAGCTCATCCAGAGTTTGAAATTGGCATCAAGGATTGTGGTACGGACAACTCACACGCGACGGCCTATTGGAGTTGCCGTATGCCGCATGTGATGAAGTGGCTTTCAGAACAGTTTAAGTAA